Genomic DNA from Salvia miltiorrhiza cultivar Shanhuang (shh) chromosome 1, IMPLAD_Smil_shh, whole genome shotgun sequence:
ACTTGAGCAAAGATCTGAAATTAATCCTATTTGTTATTATGATGCATGACAATGTGGTGCGCAGAACTGGCTAGGAATTGAGTCTGACCTTTATATTGAAATGGATAACTTCACTGCTGTTTCAATCTTCAGCCATCATTATCTTATCTGCATATCTGCTGTTTATCTATTGTGCTCAGCCATTTCCGTAGGTTATTCTTGTTAGAGCTGTGCTATTTTGGTTCTGTACTTATAGTTTCTGTATGTACTTTCTAATAAACATTCTTTTGCAGAATTTGGACAAAACAATTGATAACAAAGCTCTGCACGACACTTTCTCTAGCTTTGGAAACATCCTTTCGTGTAAGATAGCAACTGATCCTAACGGTCAATCTAAGGGTTATGGATTTGTGCAATTTGATTCTGAAGAAGCTGCACAAAGTGCTATAGATAAGTTAAATGGTATGCTCATAAATGATAAGCAAGTCTATGTTGGGCATTTCCTCCGTAAGCAAGAGAGGGATACGACGCAGGGCAATGCTAAGTTCAACAATGTGTTTGTGAAAAATCTAGCCGAGTCTACTACAGATGATGATCTAAAAACAACTTTTGGCGAATATGGGATAATCACTAGTGCTGTAGTGATGAGGGATGCTGATGGAAAGTCGAGATGCTTTGGATTTGTCAATTTTGAGCATGCTGATGATGCTGCTAAAGCTGTTGAAGCTCTAAATGGAAAGAAATTTGAGGACAAGGAATGGTATGTTGGGAAAGCCCAGAAGAAGTCGGAGAGAGAGCAGGAACTTAAAAGTCGGTTTGAGCAAACTACCAGGGAAACTGTTGACAAATTTCCAGGAGTTAACTTATATGTTAAAAACTTAGATGATAGCATTGATGATGACAAACTGAGAGAATTATTTTCAGGTTTTGGTACCATCACCTCTTGTAAGGTATTAAACATTTGTTATTTACATGGGAtacaaatattttgaattttcttcACCTTCCGATACCTATCTTCTCCACTTCTACTGATGTGATTATGTCTTGGATTGCAGGTTATGCGAGACCCTAGTGGAATAAGCAGAGGATCTGGATTTGTTGCCTTTTCAACTCCGGAAGAAGCTTCCCGAGCTGTTAGTTAATTACTCTAGTGATGCTTTGCTAGATGAAATCTCTTATGATATACTTGAACTAACTGTGCTATTGGTTTTTCATTTTTAGCTTGCTGAAATGAATGGGAAAATGTTAATTAGCAAGCCTCTTTACGTTGCCTTGGCACAGCGCAAGGAAGAGAGGAGAGCCAAGTTACAGGTACATGCTTTTTACTTTTAAGTACATGTTCTTGTATTTTTAAGaacatttttcttttgtctaCATATGAAAGCTGAAACCTGCCTTATTATATACGGACTCTCTGGCATCTATTTTTgagtttatttgatttatctttTGTTTGCATATGTCTCAAATTGTCTCATATAATATAATGACTTCATATTTGTTCTGAAAACTGTGTTACTTATAGGCCCAATTTTTGCAAATGAGGCCTGTTGCAATGCCACCTTCTATGGCTCCACGTATGCCCATGTATCCCCCTGGTGCACCTGGTATTGGGCAGCAGCTATTTTATGGGCAAGCCCCTGCCATCATTCCTCCTCAGGTGTCCATTCTCAGGGTTTATTATGTTCTACATGTCCTTTGCatgtgtatttattttcattttatattgGGATCTGGAGGTGATTTTCTGCGGTAGTTATTTGGTGCAGTTATCCTTGTATTATTTGAGGGCACTTGTTACATTAGATATGTGTCATCTGTAgttatattatttgattattcaAACATCTGCAAAATGTTCTAGGCTGGCTTTGGTTATCAGCAGCAGCTTGTTCCTGGAATGCGCCCCGGGGGTGCTCCCATGCCAAATTTCTTTGTGCCGCTAGTCCAACAGGGTCAGCAGGGCCAACGACCAGGTGGCAGACGAGGAGGTCCAGGACAGCAAAATCAGCAACCTGTCCCGATGATGCAACAGCAGGTTCTAATTAAGTTTCTGATGTTTTCAGTCTTGTGTATGGTTAACTGTTGTGCTAAAAAGTATATATTCTTTACTCAGATGCTACCAAGGGGGGGGAGGGTGTATAGGTATCCTCCTGGTCGTAATGTGCCAGATGTGCCCATGCCTGGTGTTGCTGGAGGAATGGTTTCTGTTCCGTATGACATGGGTGGCATGCTTCCTCGAGATCCCCAGCCTATGCCAATTACTGCTTTGGCTTCTGCCCTTGCTAATGCAACACCTGAACAACAGAGAACTGTAAGCAGCTGCCCAAGTGTACAAATTACATTTCTTTTGGTCTTGTAGTTGTATGTTTAATGAGTATACCTAAATTTTGGCAACAGATGTTGGGTGAGAACTTGTACCCTCTTGTTGATCAACTGGAGCATGAGCATGCTGCGAAGGTCACAGGCATGCTTCTGGAGATGGACCAGACCGAGGTTCTTCATTTGCTTGAGTCACCTGATGCTTTGAAATCAAAGGTTTCCGAGGCAATGGATGTCCTGAGGAATGTTCAGCAGTCTGGCAGCCCCGCCGACCAACTTGCTTCGCTGTCACTCAACGACAACCTTGTTTCTTGAAAATGATGTGGACATGGCGCTCTGCCTATCTGAATCAACTTTTTGCTAGTGAGGGTTTTAAATTTGGTTGGACACATGCTAGGATTCTGCATTTGTGATATTTACTGTTGGTTTTCCTATTCCTTTTCTGCGCTTATCTTAAAATTGTTGGTCTCTGGAATTTATTTGGGTTGCCTTAGTATTTGAATGCGATTGCAATTTCCTATGTGGAGTGAAGGCCTATTGTTTTGGGCGTTTTTATTGTTATCAAATTATTTGGATACATGATTTGAGTATTTGTTGGCCTACTTGGATACCAAACTCCGTGGTAAGGTTATATGGGATATCTTGCATCAAATCTGTTCGTATACTATAAGATAGCTTGGTTATTCTATTTTCGGAAAAAGGTACAGATTGGTCCCCGAAGTAGTAGTCCCTATAGCgcataacccctcttactcactgtgtgtgcaactaaatccctgaattttgagaaaatggtgcaaattctcccctctgacctaacgccgttaagtgttcGTTAACGTTTGAGTTTAATTGCAACCTCTatttcaggggtggatctgcaacttaatttttttttttttaataatttcagcaacccacctccagCACTAACTTAAtcgcccccgtactcatcgactctgacttgcaccttgtcagctcgcatGCTCCCAATATCTTGGTTGTCGACTGCTCACCGCTTACATGTAAcaacgccaccagcttcttcaccgcccgcacaacagcatctcctccaacaTCTTAACTTTTTAGGtttatcttatgatattaattgtgtatatatttatttatataatatatatttaaattttatttatttatttttgaataattattaaaactctagataataattatgattttatttttggttaatttaatatttataaatttattttgaaagagCAAAAAGAATGGATTCGGGTggggtcaggactcgagaccctgtgaatctaatggatctggacatgaatctcatttttttggacctaatgaatttggaccggatcctgacctaagtaaaaaaatacggatatggatttggactaagcaggattcgatccaggtccacatcttGAGTTGGGCGCATgtgagctgacaaagtgtaagtttgagtcgatgagtacggggggtggttaagttgatgccggaggtgagtttctgaaattaaaaaaaaaaaaaaaaattaaggtgcagatccacctttgaagtagagggtgcaattaaacccaaacgttaacggacacttaacggcgttaggtcagagggggggaatttgcacccttttctcggagttcaggggtttagttgcacacacagtgagtaagaggggttatacgctataggggctactacttcgggggtcaatctgcaccttttcccttctattttatatttattctatgagtgcgtttttttttgttgtaaatttattatggcAAAATAAGGAAtaaccaaaatttcaccctttaaatcttttatttcttttcccgCATTTCCTACTTAACCTTACtcattctttattttcactataAAGTACATTtttgaagggataatattatccctccttttgtagtgaaaatgaggaatgagtaagggttaAGTAGGAAataggaatgagtaagggttaAGTAGGAAATgaaggaaaagaaatgaaagatttaaagagtgaaattttTTTGTCCCTCATTTttccataataaatttacaattaaagaaAATGCACTCTATTTGTATATTATTGTGGCAAATATAATAATCcttccgtcccatgaatcttgacacgtttgattttgacacgaaaattaaagagttgtagattagtgtgtatgtaataaaatataaaagtgataaagtatgagagagaatgtaataaagtgataaaagtagaagagataatataatatttttgaactgattattactttatttgaaaatgtgtcaagatctgtgggacgaccaaaaaaagaatacgtatcaagattcgtgagacggatggagtactaatTCATTAGAATTAAGTTATATTCATATTAATCCTAGTTTTAAATTTAACAATATCGAAATTCCTTCGAGTTGGGAAATTTAAAATTGCTTATGTGTTTTGTAGCAAATATAATACTAATTCTGATTGTGTTTCGCTTTCCCAGATCCTCCAATTAAGCAATCTCTCCTTCCATCTTCCCGTCATTGTTGTGAAGCATGGAACCAAGCATGAGATACAGCATTTGATCAGCTAGCGCCAAGTCTGGGGACATTCTTCTTCTTTGACCCAAATGGAATAAGCTTGAAATCTTGGCCCTTACACAAGATAAAGTAATTTAAGcacacaataataattattaaacatTTAATTTCCTACAATATTGACATTATAAGAACATTGAAAACCATGAAAAAATAGATGTTATAACGCATCGTCGCAAGGAACATTGAGGTGCCAAAAgttttggctaagtgactcgtAAAGATGGTTCGGTGGTGGCCTGGTAGCTCAGTAGCGACACGTGCTCAGATATGATGCAGTTCAATGCGTACATGGACATGTGACGTGATAAAGGGGGCACGCGTGGTAGAGATTGCGCCACATGGCGCGGACGTGGCAATAGTGGGCGTTCACGTGGCACGTGCCCTGACCCAGAGTCAGAAAACGCACTCGTTCAGACCCAACTGTACGAACCTGTCCAAGCGCATGCACCTATTCGGGTTCAATCACCTTGAACAACCTCGTACCTTACACGAACAAATATCTTCTGGCTATAAATAGGAGGTCCCCCATCATCAGAATAACATATTctacttttatatttttcatatagttCGA
This window encodes:
- the LOC130998343 gene encoding polyadenylate-binding protein 2-like, which gives rise to MAQIQVQHQNVAAPAPNGVAVAPGGASAGQFQTTSLYVGDLDFNVTDSQLYDLFNQVGQVVSVRVCRDLSTRRSLGYGYVNYSNPQDAARAMELLNFTPLNNKSIRVMYSHRDPSVRKSGMANIFIKNLDKTIDNKALHDTFSSFGNILSCKIATDPNGQSKGYGFVQFDSEEAAQSAIDKLNGMLINDKQVYVGHFLRKQERDTTQGNAKFNNVFVKNLAESTTDDDLKTTFGEYGIITSAVVMRDADGKSRCFGFVNFEHADDAAKAVEALNGKKFEDKEWYVGKAQKKSEREQELKSRFEQTTRETVDKFPGVNLYVKNLDDSIDDDKLRELFSGFGTITSCKVMRDPSGISRGSGFVAFSTPEEASRALAEMNGKMLISKPLYVALAQRKEERRAKLQAQFLQMRPVAMPPSMAPRMPMYPPGAPGIGQQLFYGQAPAIIPPQAGFGYQQQLVPGMRPGGAPMPNFFVPLVQQGQQGQRPGGRRGGPGQQNQQPVPMMQQQMLPRGGRVYRYPPGRNVPDVPMPGVAGGMVSVPYDMGGMLPRDPQPMPITALASALANATPEQQRTMLGENLYPLVDQLEHEHAAKVTGMLLEMDQTEVLHLLESPDALKSKVSEAMDVLRNVQQSGSPADQLASLSLNDNLVS